TGGATCGATGAGGAGGCTTCAGCAAATGGGACACATCAATCACTTTAGACAGAGTTGGTGCTAAAGAAGGCTACCAAACAACAACATATCATCactagagagaaagaaacaagaTATTTAGAGGTAACAAAGAAAAGTAGCATTACGGAAGCATTTGGCATCTGAGGATACGATGCAGACGAATTAGAAGTGGCAGTAGTAAACATGGAAGAAGGATGAGATGGAGGCAAAGGCGGTGGCGGCGAAACAGGAAGCGGAGGCTGACCATTAGGACCACCGAAATAGCCTCCGTACGGCGGAGGAGGAGCTACACCGTAACCATGATCCCTAACCATCTTCAACCTCCGCTCGTCCTCCCAGGAGATCTGACCGCCTCCGATCGCATCAATCCGAGCTCTCTTGTAGCTCCGATCAGCTTCCCTGTCGCAATCAACGACACCACGATGATCAGAAACCGGTCGCCATTGATTCGCGTGGTGAGGTTGCCACGGCCTTGGATCACCGAGCGGATAGTGATTTTGCGGTCGAGCCGGTGGTGCCGCGAAGGAGTCGAACCCAGGACGCGGCGGATTGAAGTGAGGAGGGAAGTGAGGGTTGTGCGGGAAAGAAGAGGGTTGGCAGAAAGGGAAGTGCGGCGCCGTGCAAACGGGGCATATGTTTGGCTGTGTTGGTCCTTGACGCCATTGATGATAGTTCTGGAAGTTATTATCCATTCAGAGGAACACTAAATCTAAATTAGGGTTTACGTTGATGAAATTGATTGAGAGTTGTGGTCCTTGTGGAAcggaggaagaaggagaaggtgAGAACTTGGATGGAACTGTAGCTTCAACTTTGTGATCtgaataataaaaacttttcaaGTGTCGACGAATAAGAAGATGCATCGGTGAGGCCTATTTTTACTAATACGAGAAGGCCCAGCCCaactacaagttggacttgctttatcatttttaaaactattgataatattatatgattggctagattttttatttaaggtCCGCATTTATCATAATTATAGTGGTGGTCACCGAAGCCAGACAAATAAAACAGAGTGGTCACCAAACTACTGTATCTATGTTTTCCATTCACATATAAATTCTATCGAACTATCATTGTcgattatatatctatatatatagcCTGACAACAGAAAGGGAAATCCGTATCAttactatttatatatgtaacctagttttgtatataaagttttacaaaaatattgatcaaaaaatgaAATCTGAAACATCAAATCTTTAATAGTATATCACCTATTCATTTTACAAATCACTACGTTTTCTTTAACGACCTGCCAAAATCCATATTATTATCTCACAATCACAACCTTGTACTTCTGTTACTAAGATGTGATGtcattagtattttttttttttgatgtcaTTAGTATTAGACTATTAGtttagaaagaaaagagagaaaagtcaTATAACAAGCTATGTTTTCGAATCTAGGACAGTAGATATATCCCATGATATATTATGTTCAATCACTACATGGAACCAATAATATACAAAGAACGCGTAACCTACGTCTAGTACGTCACAGCAATGACATGATAAACATTTGAAATGTTCAATATACTGTAtgtggaaagaaaaaaaacaaccgAATAGATAAGTTTTTATCACCTCATGATTTGATAGTGATGATTAAACGTGACATTGAAGAAGATAAGTAGATATGACATTTTCCAAAATATTACGGAGAGAAAAATATATTCTTGACCAAATACACCGCGTTTTAAAAATGGAAGACTTGTTCTTATATAAGACGAGTGTGTGATTATAggttttattatatttcatttgaCATGTCATCGTCAGTGGTTTATGGTGATTATTGATggacaaatctccaaaatagcacatttctaagtttatatcacaaaaataacactcaaaaactaaaatgaccaaaatagcattttatcttttgaaaaatttaaatttttttattttttaaaatttgaaatcttatcctcaaaacctcacttctcaactctaaaccctaaaacctaaactctaaaccctaaaccctaaattctaaaccctaaaccccactccttgaatgctattttgtgatttttgaccTTGAGTGTTAGGttagaaacaaaaacttgatttagtgctattttggtctttaTTATTGATTAGGCTCCTTGTTAGGTCAATGATGTCTAGTATttagtttagtaaaacttttaaaagatttttggctcctgattaattaaaaatagcaATTAATCTTTCCTAATGTAATCATTTAATTTTGTTCTCTCCCcgtaaatgaaaagaaaatacaaagatTTTTTCGTCGTATATATATTACCACGGGTCCCAACTTTCGAAGCATTAAACCATCTTTCTCTAGTTTAACGCTTCAGAGAAAACTCAGAAAGAAACAACTTTGGTAGACATGCAGACGAGCCGTTTACTCTCCCTTTCCTCCAACTCCCCGAGTTTCGGCAGTTTCTCTTCCGCCGTAGACCTCGCCTCAATCGCCGCTCGAGTCGTGGAGGAGTTCAGAGACCAGGAGCAACGATCAGACTCCCACCGCGACAACAACGACGAGGATGATAATAATTTCGAGTTCGCCTTCGACTGTCCTAGCCGCAGGTGCTCTCATCCCCTCGCTACCGCCGACGAGATTTTCTGTAACGGTCAGATCCGTCCGTCGAATCCTTACAGTGGTGGAACGGAGAACACTACGGTGGACGGGAAAGGCGGAGGAGAATCTTCACCGGAGAGTACGGTCCCGAGACGTCGTCGTCCTGCGCTTAGAAAGTTGATGAGCGAGGAGCGGGATCAAACGTCGAATTCTTCGTCGGAGGAGGCCGATGATGATCTAACCGGAGTTCCACCGGAGACTTACTGCGTGTGGACACCAAAACACTCCAGGGACGACGATCTCCAACGACTCTCGTCTTCTCCATCGCATAGCAAAATCAAAAGCCACTCCGCGGGATTCTCTAAACGATGGAAGCTACGGAACCTTCTCTACGCGAGAAGCAGCAGCGAAGGGAACGACAAGCTCGTGTTTCCAGCGCCAGTTAAGAAGGGAGATGAAACTGCTAGCTCCGATCAAGAAGAACAGCTGTCGAAGTCGAAGGTTGTGGTCGGAGAGGAAGAAAAGGAAAGCGAAGAGACGAAACGACAGCCGTTTGTGCCGTATAGAAAGGATATGATGGggataataaaaaatgttaatgggCTTAGTCGTCATTTACGTCCCTTTTAAAAAGGTGACGTGGATCTCGTGAAggagagaagaaacaaaaatcgAAGACGTGGACTTTAAGTGGGCTTcggtttcttttccttttccctctctctctctctctcaacctttttctttttggtttcatGGAAAATCTCGAGTGTTTgcgagaaagaaagaaagtccatattttttgaataatttttaattaaataactcGATGTGTCGGTTTGGATTAGATGTAAGATTATCGGAAAAGAGACTAATGGTTATATTCattttattgtaaatatatCGTCGTCATAATGTTGAATTATTTCACCTAATTGTATGATGGTTGGCAGATTCAAATGTCTACACGGTATATTACAAAAGCAAGACTACTTGATGACCTGATGTTTGTGTGTATTCTAGAATTCAAAACTTGGATAAGTGTTTTATGTTTCTTTATTTGGGCAAAAGAGTGTGGTCCTTTGACGTGTGGAATCTTCGcatatatactttttattattatataaaaatagatatggtttgaaaaaaaaaaaaaaaaaaaaaaatagatatggaTCCATTTGTTAATTTGGATATAAAGCATTTCGGTGGATATTGTAAGAATGTTTGGTTTGCCTTGAGATAAGTTTCTATAAAGAGGGATTTGTGTTCACATTATTGATTTGAGTCGCTCGAGTCATCCCAGCTAACATAAAGATCAGGGTAAAATAATGTACTGGGAAGATTAGATGAATTTAATACTAGTCGTTGATTCTTTCATTACATAGCTGAAGTTTATGTTTAGTGGGAAATCCACaatgaaattaatatttttggaatGGATTTCACATTTTCACTATTTGTTTGATTGGTAATTCTTACAGCAATGGTAACGTTCATGATTATCACTAAATTAGGTTGTAATACAAAGGCGGCAAATATGAACGTCTTACCAACCAAATATACGCAAGTATTAAGTATCTCAGATTCTCACTATAACAACTCTTATCGcttaatttataatcaaaatacAATATAGAGTGTAACCTACGTACAAGTTTATACATGTGTCTTTTAGGAAACGCAGCAGCGCCTCAGATAAACTGGTAACACGAATGATAAGAAGATAAGATTATGAAGAGTATGACTTGCAAGTTACGATTAATGATTACTTACATGATCATAGATCGGGCAATTGTTTTCATAGTATGTTTATTAATGATAGGTTATATAAAAGACATCATCATTTCGAAATAATGAGCCGACAAAATAAACATTTGTGTTGTTCGACATCGCTTTTACCAAACGAATTATTAATCTAGATGTGAATATGTTTCATATATGACTTGCAAGTTTAAATAATTCCTAATGATTTTAGCGGTGGGAGTAGGTTAAGAAGATTGGATTGTTGTCTTTATTCCTACTCTTAAGACGAAATGATCGTGATTAGTTTTCTTAATCCAAATTTATCCTCGATGAAAATCATTAGAGGTAGTGTTCTAAAACTTACTAAGCGCTCAACTTCTAAAGCTTAATTATATAATGCGACGCCTAAACGGACGTAGACGAATATATGATTTTACATTAAATATCAGTATaaaattaatacatatatatatatatatattagttttataaaaatgaacataaaatatacttcaaatataatattatgtataaaaatatagtttagaatatatgtattgttttaattaataataaattaagcattttatatatataaaaatgataaattcgtaaatttaaaattatgctCAGACAATCAATCTAATAGATATaacaatgtaaaatatataaaatatataaaataagtaacaattattataaataatagtaacattaacaaaatatatcataatatcaatattttagttaaaaatccTAGCCATCGCAAGTAAGTATCTGTCGTGACGCTTGTCGGAGACCGGCTTCGAAGGTTCCGTCAGCATCGGATTCGGTCTCTCCTTTTTTCCTTCTCGTATGTTCTATCTTTGTGTATGCGATTTTTGTTTGGGTTTATACTCTTGATGGTTTGAGCGGTAGATTTGAAGCATCTCAGATACCGATGAGGTGCGTGGTTTCAGATCTGACCCTCTTCTTCCCTCTGTTGAAGCCGGAGATCCGGATCTACTTGATTGATAGTGGAATTTGTTCCCTTCTCTTAGTTTCGTTAAGCTTGGGTGAATGTATTTTGTGACGAGTTGGTATTAGCTTGAAGTCGTGGGACTGCTGTTTATGTTCGGTTCTTGCTTTCATGGTCTCTTCGCCTCAACCTAAGCTCATTATTTGGGTTCGTCTTTGTGATTTGTGTTCGCTGTAGAGGTATCTACTAGATCTTTCCTTGGTCCTCTGTGGATAGGGGATTTAGTTTCTAGACGAAGCAGTTGACTTGTTCTTCAGTTCTTCTCTTGCGAGGAGGTGGGCAGTCTTTGTTTTGTATATCACCTGGCTGTCTTGCGAGTGTCTGCGTGTAAGAGCTGGTGGTCTTCTTTGACGTTTTCTCAAGTGGCATTTCAAGTTCTTTGGTTCTTGTACCTTAGATTTAGTGAGAGATTTTGGTCATGCAAGTTTCGTATGGATAGTACCTACTGGAATTGATGTAGATTTGACCTTGCAATTGTTTCTGATTTTGCTATTCTAGTTTGGTTTTGTAATGTTCCCTTCAGGGTTGGGGTCGCTCAAGACATTAGCTCCTTAGTTCAGCTTCAGTGTTACCGCGTTATATGGAAAGATAGTGAGTAATTATTGGATCATCAGTCTCAGCTCTAGTTCCATTGTCTCTCTATATATTACTTGTTTACTGTTTTAAAATCTATCAGTTGTTTTGGTTAGTATCATGTCTCCCTCTTTTGGGCTATTGTCTCTAGAGATTTATTCATGTTACACCGGCTTATGTACTTCACCTTGTATTTTCTCACTGAATGAAATGaattaggcatgggcattccGGGTCCCactcgggtttcggttttattcATTCaggttttggtttttcgggtttatcaaaatcagccccattcgggttatataaaaattcagttcaggatcggttcggattctatcgggttcgggtcgaggttagtaaatcttcaaagaaccggtataacccattgtactttcgggttcggatctcaatcggttctttggttttaaaatacctgatttgtacctattttgtaactaaaacataaatgaaatcggttcttcggatttaaaatacatgatttgtacatattttaatagccaaaacataagtaaaatcgattcaaaaataagaaaaaacatcaaacgtgatcattcaaaatcaagcgaaagataaacatagttagtgatagaaagaaaaccagataaatgaaaccataaaataaaactaagttctcttgaaatgagaaacattattcaatgaaaacaaaaccaaaatctaaaaacttcaggcTTCAACCACCACATTCCACCATCAACttcatgtaataaataattattttggaagttcaataatatcttaaagtattttggatacatattaagaattaagatcatatttggtagaagttatttttgtgattttaaataattcgggttctatcggatatccatttaggtccgggttcggttcggataatacccataacccaaaataccaaaaaacaagatccattcggtatttatgtcggttctgattcatttttatcagatcgggtttggttcggattttcgggttcgatttatttgcccagccctaaaaTGAATTttcgagttaaaaaaaaatcaatattttagtttttaaatattaacgCTTAAAATCCGTTTAGGCGTCCGCTTATACGTCCGCATAGACCGCATAATGTCCTCTTAAACGCTATTATGCGTTTGAACTAATTAATTCACacaaaatattgtattatataaaaacggCACAGTTGATTACCATATAGCGCTTATACGCCGTCTAATCGATCGCTTATACGCCACACTGTAGAGGACAAACTTATAAGCTCTtatatgagttatttttatcataggacaattttaagttttttattacaaCATAAGACAATTATTGATTTAAGGTAGTTTTTTACAACTACAAGCTAACTGTGTTTATCCTTGCAATTAAATGTGTCTCACAGTtttcaatttcatttttcttctctctttgtaacaaaaataattctaaTCGCAAAGAAATCCCAAGAAAAAATCTGGAAAACAATGATTTTAATGgtaaaagacaaaacaaaatgaagaagttgATGGATCGTCACCTGAACTAGATGTTGaagaacaaaatgaaaaatccTGAGAAATCCCAAGAAAAAATCtagaaaacaaaatgaagaacaCGATCTCTTCATATCTGCCGCGATTCATCACCATCAGATTACCTTTTTTAGAGCTGCAAGGATAGTCGTGGCATGACCGGTTCGAGCTTATCCGAGGTGGATCTCCTTCGTTGTGAAAGCTTGATGAGAAAAATGGCCACTTTTAGCTTTATTTCATATTTGCTCTCTCGACTTTTGAATATATTCATTTATGTCCCAAAGATTTCTGATTTGCAAATATATCCCTTTCAAATTGACTCCTCACTTTTTAATTGTAAAGACCAGACCTTTCATAACTACACAAACGGGTCCTTAAACTTCTGGAAATTTACTATTCGACTTTTAACTTTCCAAATTGTACAAATAGCCTCTTAATTTAGTCTTAAACTTTCAATTATTCACTCTAAACCCAATCAAATgtaaacatacatatatatatgaaatatatacaagctatataactaaaatgaattaaaataggTTTTAAAACTCATAAAATTGTGAGATATCgataatcaaaaacaaaaaaaatgttatactgTACAAAAAAAAGCTTGAACATATGTACAATACGAGCGAACTTCGATGTTTGTTCGCTAATTGTTAGAgtatacacacaaaaaaatgttagagtgtacacaaaaatattgttagaaTATGACCAAATATATTTGATCTTTAATTATGATATCGTATGAAGAACTCTTGTATGAAAGTATGGTGCAATTTGGTTGAATTTATGAATTTAAAGAACATAAGTAAATGTACACATGTAATTTAAAGAACATATATAAATGGACACATGTTCAGTTTGAAGttaatgtacacatgtacactttGAAAACACACACACTAATCAGAAGCTCTTAAACAAGGTGTGAAAGATGATATTTGGGTTCAGTCAGATATCAAGGATGCTTCAACCCTGTGTgtacatgggaagaaggaaaaaaattcATATGTACATTGTGTTAACATTACCTTGAGTTCATGAAATCGTAGAGGCTTAGTTATTTAGATAGAAAACCTACAAAAAAGCCAAAAATGTGTACACAATCACTTTGATGTATAATACAAAATTAGGTAATACACATGTACAGTTTGCTGTAATGTACACACGACTTTTCGTTTTCATTAATGTTCCAAAATTACGAAAATAACCTCATGCCATTGTCGACCAGAAACCTTAATCTCCACCTTAATCTCCGCCTATCTCGCCTATTTCCACAGTTCTTTACATTctcaacttgtttttttttaatgtatttttacccAGATGTGATAGCTTTCAATCATAATTCATGGCTTTAATCTTAAAAGTTCAAACAAAAgtgatttttttggtttctgatTTGTTGAACGATTTGTTCCATCAAAAATATAACTTGACATATCTCAAAAAAATAGATTGAATAATAAATACActaattataaacatattttctaaaaaaaaatcagaaaaaacaacagtcattttacaaaaataatatggAAATTAAGAGGAGGaaacgaagaagatgaaacatgGGACCCATTTCATTTTGTTTGCTAAGAAGAACCGTAaataaatctaataaaaatCAGATATTAAATTAGTTAGGATATATCAATTAGTTATAAgcttatttatttagtttataacTAAAAAATGAGTTTGACTAAGAAAAAACTACTCTAGTAGCGCAAACtgtttcataaaataaattgcCACTAAACGTAATTCTTTCCTCTTATATCTTGCAGTAGTCTTAACATTGATATTCTCAGAGAGACTGGTTATTTTTGTAAAAGATGGCAAACAACTACTTTCTCCATATCAAATTAAATGAtgctttagtaaaaaaaataacatgagTCGATGTCATTTTCattgttatttttgtttgaccaatagtattatattggttaaatacttaaattatgtttacgtaagtaataaaaggatattttatttttttaaactacatattttttaatttgacaTCTTCAATGTGACATATGAGATCATCCTTATTGGGATGGAAGTCAAGCGACGTAACCATAGAAGAATTTCCCATGAAAGTACGAAGGGAGTAACCTTTCTGCAAAGTATGTTCACAAACTCTTAAGAACTCACATAATCTGAATAaatagagataaaaaaaatagtggaaTCATCAGCACTCAATTTACATTATCAGCATCTCAAACCCTGACAGTTTTATCGAAAGAAGAAGTAGCAAGGCGAGGCAGGCTGGAACTAAAACGGACATTATTTGGAGTAATGTTGCTTTttacttcaaatatagagtaaaaaagcaacattattttatatttcattctattataaaatagttttactaTAGAGTAAACTATTAGAACAAATTtaattctataatagaattactctattttaaagtgaaatataaagtttgataaaaaaaaaaaagtgaaatataaagtaaatttttGTGTACTATTGAAAATGATCTTAGCCGCTGCCGCTTAGACCGCACTGTAGAAGGAAACATATAACCTCTTATATCTTGCGGTAGTTTTAACATTGAAAAAACTATGGTTATTTTTGTAACAGATGGCACTTGACAACTACTTTCTCCATATCATGCAAATGATTCTTTAGTTAAAAAATACatgagttgacaaaaaaaaaagtaaaaaaataaatgagtcgATGTcggtttcttattttttttgtttgaccaattgtattattattggttaaattatatctacgtaaataataaaataaattttaattgtataattttttttaattttactaacCAGTATATACTGAGGGTGCtaaatattctgacggacaaACTAACACAAAGCGTTAAAACTTCGCCATCTGCTATAATTTATGTTAATTATGTTTTTCCGAGATGACTTTCAGATCAGGAACCTTCTTAGTTTCTTAACCTTTTgttgtaaaaagaaaattgtacaatttttttaaaattatatattttttaatttgtatgcaGAAGCCTTTAAATATCAACTTCAAGGGGAAAAATTCTCAGTTTTATTGGTTTATGGGTTTAAAATACCGGTTTGGCTTTGTTCGGATCACAGACAAATTAGGTACAACTTAGAATCGGTAATCCTTGCCAAAAACGGTGTTTAAAGTAACACAGTCGCTGCACTAATGTTTTTTCCATCATTTCTTATTATTCACTTGGCTCCAACAAGTATTTAATCATCAGGCAGGAACTGGCCTCGCACCAGAAGAAAGCTGTACATTCGCAGCGTATTCACGCGCCCACAAGTCATAGTGAACAATCTCTTCAAGAGACGGCGATGTTACCAACTCACTTCGATGTTTATCACATGTTAATTCCACCACCTTGAAGATATCCAAATAACTTATCCTGTAAACAAAAACAACGTTATACGGTTTCAAGAACACCCGAGATGAACCccccacttttaaaaaaaaaacttacttttCATCAATGA
This genomic interval from Brassica napus cultivar Da-Ae chromosome A6, Da-Ae, whole genome shotgun sequence contains the following:
- the LOC106347855 gene encoding uncharacterized protein LOC106347855, with product MQTSRLLSLSSNSPSFGSFSSAVDLASIAARVVEEFRDQEQRSDSHRDNNDEDDNNFEFAFDCPSRRCSHPLATADEIFCNGQIRPSNPYSGGTENTTVDGKGGGESSPESTVPRRRRPALRKLMSEERDQTSNSSSEEADDDLTGVPPETYCVWTPKHSRDDDLQRLSSSPSHSKIKSHSAGFSKRWKLRNLLYARSSSEGNDKLVFPAPVKKGDETASSDQEEQLSKSKVVVGEEEKESEETKRQPFVPYRKDMMGIIKNVNGLSRHLRPF